In a genomic window of Tissierella sp. Yu-01:
- the fliE gene encoding flagellar hook-basal body complex protein FliE, whose amino-acid sequence MEISRVSNNLINNIQKIHTNIDNQIDFKEMISDEINKVNNMQINADRLTDDFISGQVDDLHTVMIATEEARLAIELAVQVRNKVVEAYKEINNMQL is encoded by the coding sequence TTGGAAATTTCAAGAGTAAGCAATAATTTAATTAATAACATTCAAAAAATACATACAAATATAGACAATCAAATCGATTTCAAAGAAATGATTAGTGATGAAATTAACAAAGTTAATAATATGCAAATTAATGCAGATAGATTGACTGATGATTTTATTAGTGGTCAAGTTGATGATTTACATACGGTAATGATAGCTACTGAAGAAGCAAGATTAGCTATAGAGTTAGCAGTACAGGTAAGAAACAAAGTTGTAGAGGCCTATAAAGAAATTAATAATATGCAGCTATAG
- the flgB gene encoding flagellar basal body rod protein FlgB, whose protein sequence is MSGYSYDLIKKGLDVSSLRQSTISSNIANINTPDYKVNKVEFEEYLVQAKDKLSLKATHEKHFGHVNVKNLEPQVKKRENTSLNDNGNNVDIDLEATELAANELYYSILIQQLNARLSNLNYVINR, encoded by the coding sequence ATGAGCGGTTATAGTTATGATTTAATTAAAAAAGGTCTTGATGTTTCTTCTCTACGTCAAAGTACAATTTCTAGCAATATTGCTAATATTAATACTCCAGATTATAAAGTTAATAAAGTCGAATTTGAGGAATATTTGGTACAAGCAAAGGACAAGCTTTCTTTGAAGGCTACCCATGAGAAACATTTTGGTCATGTAAATGTTAAAAACTTAGAACCTCAAGTTAAAAAGAGGGAGAATACTTCATTAAATGATAATGGTAACAACGTCGACATTGATTTGGAAGCAACTGAGCTGGCTGCTAATGAATTATACTATAGTATATTGATTCAACAACTAAACGCAAGATTATCTAATCTTAATTATGTAATAAATCGTTAA
- the flgC gene encoding flagellar basal body rod protein FlgC has translation MSVFTSMQINASGLTLERLKMDTISTNIANVKTTRTEEGGPYRRKEVLFEENLVNEKNRISGKNEKSSQGVKVVGIEDNEEGLKIVYDPEHPDANEDGYVNMPNVNMVDEMIALINAQRTYEANITALNTSKSILKKALEISKG, from the coding sequence ATGTCGGTTTTTACTTCAATGCAGATTAATGCCAGTGGTCTTACACTTGAAAGATTGAAGATGGATACAATATCAACCAATATTGCAAATGTGAAAACAACAAGAACTGAAGAAGGTGGACCTTATAGACGCAAAGAGGTACTTTTTGAAGAGAACTTAGTTAATGAGAAAAATAGAATCTCAGGAAAGAATGAGAAAAGTAGCCAAGGGGTAAAGGTAGTTGGAATTGAGGATAATGAGGAAGGGTTGAAAATAGTCTACGATCCAGAACATCCAGATGCAAATGAAGATGGTTATGTAAATATGCCAAATGTAAATATGGTTGATGAAATGATAGCTCTTATCAATGCTCAAAGAACCTATGAGGCAAATATAACTGCCTTAAATACTAGCAAGAGTATACTTAAAAAGGCTCTAGAGATATCAAAGGGATAA